The sequence below is a genomic window from Pleurocapsa sp. PCC 7327.
TTGGGGCTATTGTCTCTGTAATGGACGACCCTTCTAATTTGGATTTGTATCAGCAAGCGGCTATGCCTCACCTGTGGTTGCCCACCAAAGGAGGCACGGCACCCACTACCGAACAGATTCAGCAGTTAAAGCATTTTGTTGAGATGCAAAATCAGTTAGGTCATGCCGTTGCGGTGCATTGTACCAGTGGCAGACGGCGGACGGGAACGATGCTGGCTTCTTACCTGATTCTATTGGGTTACTCTTATGATAAGGCAATGCAGACAATTTTGGATGCCAATCCTGATGTTGAACTACGAGAGGCACAGATTGCCTTTCTCAAAGAGTTAGCAGGAGAATAGCTACTTCTGTGGCTTACAAGAATCTGCATAAAGAACGCAGGGCAATCCCACATGACCTACACTTAGTGTCGGAGAAGGCGGAGGAAACAGCGCTACTACATGAGGAACGGGACGGGGGGTGTATCCTACTAGCGATTCTCCTTTATATGCGAGTGAAGTACTTGCGCCCGAATCTAACATAATCGCATCCCGCAAACCTAACTGATGCAAAATTTTTCCTAACGATACAGAATCAACAGGAGTTTTCGATACGCCGATCGCGGGTTGCCCGGCTTGGTTAATCCCCCAGAAGGCACGATGGCGGGATGCATCGAAGTCAAATAAGCTACCAAAGGCTTCGGCAGGTTGGGGTTTGCTGTTTTTCACCAGCCATGCCGCCCCAACAAAAGCATCTGTCACCCCCTCTGCATCCGAGGCTTCTGAGAGAATACCAGACAGGGTATTGTGTTTATCGGGATCGAAAGGAATAAACTTAACCCACTCAGAATTAATCAACACTAGCGGTCTTCCTTTCAGCTTGAGATTTTCTTTTACATTGCCAGGAATAAAGCCTCGATTTTGACTCAATACCGGACCAATCATCGCATTGGAGTCGAGGTATTTAAGAGAGAAAAAGCCGCCATCGACGGCTGCTACTGCCCCAGTTCCTCGCTTAATTTCTGGGACTTGATAGCGACTGTCTGCATGAATTGTATTCGGTTTGCCGCCAGTAATAAGAATTAAAGAAGTTCCGTCAACGGTATATTCTTCTCTATGGATGGGAGTATTAAAGTTAAATCCGCCATCATTTCTCGGCAGCGGATGACCTCCCCAAGCTTGCAACGCAATTTCCTCTAAGCGAGACTGTCCGAAGCGTCCAATTGCTAATAAATCGGGCGAGTCTCCGGCAAAATGTTCGCTGAAATCGTCCATCGAGAAAGCTGCCCGATAGCCTGCTGCTGTCACCCAATGTTTTACCCGCTCATCGTACTTTCCCACTGGGTAGGTAAAGTAACGGATAGGAATCCCTAATTTCTTCTCTAAGATACGTTTCGATTCTATTGTCTCTTCCTTTAAGCGATCGTCGGATAACTCGCGCAAATCGTCGGGATGGGTAGTGCCGTGGGAGGCAATTGTCACTAGGGGATCTGCCGCCATTTCTTGAAGTTGTTGCCAGGTTACGCCAGATCGCCCCGTTTTGCTGCCGATTTTGTTAATGTAAATGGAAAATACAGCCGGATAACCATAATTTTTTAAGAGAGGATAGACATATTTATAGTGACCGCCATAGCCATCATCAAAGGTTAGTAAAACTGGCCTTTCTGGAAGAGGAATTCCGGTTCGCAAATGGGCAATTAGCCAATCCATACTAATTGGCGTTATCCCCTGCGACTTAATGAATTTAAAATCTGCCTCTAGTTCTTGGGGCGTGACATCAAAAAAGACTTCTTTTTTTGGTAAAATATCGTGATACATCATCACTGGAACCTTAGCCAATTTTGCCTGTTGATGAATTTGCGGCCAAGGAGCTAGTTTAAGACTTTGAGATCGCGAATCTTGCCAGTTATTTAAGAAAATGTTTGAGTTTTTATTGGCAAGAGTTTTATCAGCTTCGCGATAGTCAGAATCGGCTAAATTTTTACAAGTTCGAGCGAGATGCTTGAGAAAATTGCGATCGCCAGAAGTTAAAGATGATGTTAAATCCTGTTTAACTAATGACGTAAAAGGCAAAGTTTCTAATTGGTTTAGCAAAGTTGCTGTTGGTTGAAACAAACAGGGCGGATCGAGATCGCTAAAAGTCAGAGGAAATAGCAAATCAAAAGGGAAAATTGATGATTCTTGCTTAGTTTCTGAGGTGACAGCTTTACTCAAAGTAAAAATACAAGCAGCGATCGCTAAAAAACCGCTAGAAATTGCCAAGAATTTATGATAGGATAATCTGTTAAGTAAAGAGCGCATATGTTTTTCTCAATCGCCTCAAAATAGAAAAACACAGGCATACTTTACTGTTTTAGTCTTAAGAAATAACTGTCAAAAAATTATCAAATATTTAAGAAATTTAAAAGGTTAAAAGTAAGCTATTTCATTCTAGTGGCCAGAGAATAAATTCTATGTCTACGATGCCAAAGTCCGTTTAAAATGGAATCTTGCACCATTCTCAACAACTGCTGTTGTCATTAATTTCCTGGCCGAGCGAAAAAGTCTTCTACAGAAGACCCGATAGGAATTTCAGTCGATTTTAATCGAGTTGAGCTTGGGTCCTAGAACTTTAGTTCCAGGCGTTGATGCCAAAGGTGCAAGATCTGAGTCTTATAGGACTTGATATTCGGGTTCCAAGAAATTGATTTTTTGATGAGATCGAGTCAGAATAAAATTACTCTGGGACAGAATTATCGGAAATTCTGCGATCGCCCCTACAACAAGCTTAGCGCGATCGCAAGCCGCTGCGTCTAAGACAGATCCTTGCTCCTCTTCAATCCGACACACCCTGCTCAAATCCCATCACCTTGGCAACTGCTGATAAATCCG
It includes:
- a CDS encoding dual specificity protein phosphatase family protein produces the protein MDRQAIEPIRANLWWVIEGKLAGVRKPTAEEISELHEAGIGAIVSVMDDPSNLDLYQQAAMPHLWLPTKGGTAPTTEQIQQLKHFVEMQNQLGHAVAVHCTSGRRRTGTMLASYLILLGYSYDKAMQTILDANPDVELREAQIAFLKELAGE
- a CDS encoding polysaccharide deacetylase family protein, with the translated sequence MRSLLNRLSYHKFLAISSGFLAIAACIFTLSKAVTSETKQESSIFPFDLLFPLTFSDLDPPCLFQPTATLLNQLETLPFTSLVKQDLTSSLTSGDRNFLKHLARTCKNLADSDYREADKTLANKNSNIFLNNWQDSRSQSLKLAPWPQIHQQAKLAKVPVMMYHDILPKKEVFFDVTPQELEADFKFIKSQGITPISMDWLIAHLRTGIPLPERPVLLTFDDGYGGHYKYVYPLLKNYGYPAVFSIYINKIGSKTGRSGVTWQQLQEMAADPLVTIASHGTTHPDDLRELSDDRLKEETIESKRILEKKLGIPIRYFTYPVGKYDERVKHWVTAAGYRAAFSMDDFSEHFAGDSPDLLAIGRFGQSRLEEIALQAWGGHPLPRNDGGFNFNTPIHREEYTVDGTSLILITGGKPNTIHADSRYQVPEIKRGTGAVAAVDGGFFSLKYLDSNAMIGPVLSQNRGFIPGNVKENLKLKGRPLVLINSEWVKFIPFDPDKHNTLSGILSEASDAEGVTDAFVGAAWLVKNSKPQPAEAFGSLFDFDASRHRAFWGINQAGQPAIGVSKTPVDSVSLGKILHQLGLRDAIMLDSGASTSLAYKGESLVGYTPRPVPHVVALFPPPSPTLSVGHVGLPCVLYADSCKPQK